The Sediminicola sp. YIK13 genomic sequence GGCAACTATTTTGGTGTAAAACCATATCATGGACGTTTGGGGTCTTTCTCCGGTGCTATGATAAAAGGGAAAAATAATGTAATTTTGGGTGATGAAATTGGATTGGATTTTTCACAGAAATCTATTCGCCATCTGAATATTATAAACTTTAACAACCGACCTTATTTAATAGCGACTTTCAATAATGAAAAGGTCCAAGTATATCAATTGATAAACAAAAATGACAAATGATGAAGAAGATAATCTTATTGGTATTAATAGTTGTTCTAGGCAGTTGTCAGAAAAAAGAAGAACCTATTATCATCTCTCCTAACCTGCTACATCAATCCATAGATAAGGTTACGGAAATAATGATTCACGATATATTTTCGCCTCCTGTAGCCAGTAGGATTTTTGCTTATCCGAATATTGCGGCTTATGAGATCATTGCCGTAAATAATGGGGAATACAAATCCTTGGTAGGTCAAGTTACCGATTTGACCCCTATTCCAAGTCCAAAAACTGATGCTTCTGTAAACGTGCATTTATCAGCTCTTATCGCTCATTTGGATATGAGCCGTAGGCTAATATTCAGCGAGGAAAAATTAACTGTTTTCAGGGATAGTCTTTACAATATATGGTCTTCACAAAACCCAACTGAATTTGAAGCTTCCAAAGAGTATGGTTTAGAAGTGGCCGAGCATATTAGTGCATGGATGAATGAGGACAATTACAAACAAACCCGTACCATGCCAAAATTTACGGTAATGTCCGGTGAAGAATCGCGTTGGCAGCCTACACCACCCTCTTATATGGATGGCATTGAGCCACATTGGAGTAAAATTCGTCCTTTTGTGATAGACTCCTCCGAACAATTTAAACCAGTACCTCCCCCAGATTATTCAATGGATGTTGATTCCCCATTTTACAAAGAGCTAAAGGAAGTATATGATATCAGTAAGGAAATTACAGCCAAGGGAGATACTTCGGAAGAAATAGCTATGGCCAAATTTTGGGATTGTAACCCATATGTCTCAGTAACTTATGGACATTTAATGTTCGCGACAAAAAAAATAACACCGGGAGCACATTGGATTGGCATTACAAAAATTGCTGCCAAAAAAACAGATAGTGATTTTGACAAAACCCTTTACGCCTATACTAAAACGTCTATAGCCATGGCTGATGCCTTTATCAGTTGTTGGGATGAAAAATACCGGAGTAATCTAATTAGACCTGAAACCCTTATCAACCAATATATTGACGAAAATTGGAAGCCAGTACTTCAAACACCGCCATTTCCAGAATACACGAGTGGACACAGTGTTGTTTCTGGAGCTGCTTCTACTGCCTTGACCAGTATTTTTGGGGAAAATTTTGCTTTCGAAGATGATACGGAAATTCCATATGGCCTACCAATACGAAAATTTCCATCGTTTGCAAAGGCTGCTGATGAAGCTGCTATAAGCAGAATGTATGGCGGTATACATTATAGATCAGCGGTAGAAGTTGGGGTAAAACAAGGAAGAGATTTAGGAAAATTTGTTACGGACAACCTAAATATGAAACAAGAATCCCAATTAGCAACAACGGAATAGTTTTATGAAGAAGTTCTTATTAATTCTCACAACCCTTTTTATTGTGGGAGCCATCGGTTATCTATTTTTCTATCCGTATGATTATTTAGTGACCATTGAGGCTAAAGCCAATGCAGGTACGATCAACCAGACGATAAAACTTTGGGATTCCACGCTTGATAGCACCAAACTGACAAGTGACCTAGATTTACGCCATCTAGACCAATCTTTGAGTTTTAATGACTCTACTCACATATATTCATGGGAGATAAGCGAAGAAAATGATTCGGTTTCAAAAATAAAGATCTTCGCCAAGGATAGTCAAAATAGTCTAATGAACAAGATCCTAGTCCCATTCACGGATACGGATTTTGAAAAACGCACGATAAGGACCCTCTCAGATTTTAATGAAAATCTACATAACCATCTTAAGCGAATACGCGTTAAAGTTGTTGGTGAAGACGAAATTGACTCCACCTATTACGCATATGTGAGCGTTAAATCTTCACAGTTTGACAAAGCCAAAGGCATGATGAGAAACTTTCCTTTGCTCGACCCTTATTTGGTTAATAATGGTGCTGAACTCAAGGGGAAACCATTTATTGAAATTACCAAATGGGATAGGAAAAAGGATAGCATTGAATATAATTTTGGGTACCCTGTGATACAATCTGATAGTTTACCCAACCATCCCGATCTTCAATACGGTTTTCGCAAAAAAAGCAAAGCCTTAAAGGCCATTTACAATGGCAACTATATAACTTCGGACCGAGCGTGGTACGCCCTCTTGGATTACGCCAAAAAACATCATATTGATGTGACAGGACTTCCCATTGAAATTTTTTATAACAATCCCAATTTGGGCGGTGACGAACTAAATTGGAAAGCAGAAGTGTATATGCCTTTGAGCGAATAATAAGGTACTAACATGGATATTCTTTTGGTCATTCTAGGGTTTGTATTAATGCTCACGGGGATTCTAGGTAGTTTTCTCCCCGTATTACCGGGAACGCCTATCAGCTGGGTGGGTTTACTCCTACTGCATCTTACCTCG encodes the following:
- a CDS encoding vanadium-dependent haloperoxidase, translating into MKKIILLVLIVVLGSCQKKEEPIIISPNLLHQSIDKVTEIMIHDIFSPPVASRIFAYPNIAAYEIIAVNNGEYKSLVGQVTDLTPIPSPKTDASVNVHLSALIAHLDMSRRLIFSEEKLTVFRDSLYNIWSSQNPTEFEASKEYGLEVAEHISAWMNEDNYKQTRTMPKFTVMSGEESRWQPTPPSYMDGIEPHWSKIRPFVIDSSEQFKPVPPPDYSMDVDSPFYKELKEVYDISKEITAKGDTSEEIAMAKFWDCNPYVSVTYGHLMFATKKITPGAHWIGITKIAAKKTDSDFDKTLYAYTKTSIAMADAFISCWDEKYRSNLIRPETLINQYIDENWKPVLQTPPFPEYTSGHSVVSGAASTALTSIFGENFAFEDDTEIPYGLPIRKFPSFAKAADEAAISRMYGGIHYRSAVEVGVKQGRDLGKFVTDNLNMKQESQLATTE